One genomic region from Candidatus Bathyarchaeia archaeon encodes:
- a CDS encoding class I SAM-dependent methyltransferase, whose product MSDSAIIRRLVEFPYLPSPSSVIQTALNMVEVKPHEVFADLGCGDGSVLIEAAKKFGVYCVGFEINPVMVKLANKKAKIAGVKQLIDIVCSDLFTIDFSKLDVIYVYPFPPIISRLSEKIMAECKKGARVLVHDHSLHGLPLTKSIQIFERGIHTHTVQLYAL is encoded by the coding sequence TTGAGCGATTCCGCAATTATTCGGAGGCTTGTGGAGTTCCCATACCTGCCAAGCCCATCATCTGTTATCCAAACAGCCCTAAATATGGTGGAAGTCAAACCCCACGAAGTTTTCGCAGACCTTGGATGCGGAGACGGCTCAGTACTAATTGAGGCTGCCAAAAAATTCGGAGTTTACTGTGTCGGATTTGAAATTAACCCAGTAATGGTTAAGCTTGCCAACAAAAAAGCGAAAATCGCGGGAGTTAAACAACTAATCGACATTGTCTGCTCAGACCTATTCACAATAGACTTCTCAAAGCTTGATGTAATATACGTCTACCCTTTCCCACCAATAATTTCGAGGCTTTCAGAAAAAATAATGGCTGAATGCAAAAAGGGCGCAAGGGTGCTGGTCCACGACCACAGCCTACATGGACTCCCATTAACGAAAAGCATCCAAATATTCGAAAGGGGAATACACACGCATACCGTTCAACTTTATGCCCTATAA
- the tsaA gene encoding tRNA (N6-threonylcarbamoyladenosine(37)-N6)-methyltransferase TrmO translates to MKSVVKGEVVFIGVVEKAGDEEAKIRIFPEFCSGLKDVEEFSHLIVLYWFHLRDNEANRRTLIVFPKRHMVDVEKGVFACRSPSRPNPIGLCVVELVKREDCVLTVRGLDAFEGSPVIDIKPYIPSVDFVENVRVPNWVNCDVVKDKKEMV, encoded by the coding sequence ATGAAAAGTGTGGTTAAGGGTGAAGTCGTCTTTATAGGAGTTGTTGAAAAAGCTGGTGATGAAGAAGCCAAAATAAGGATTTTCCCAGAGTTTTGCAGCGGACTCAAGGATGTGGAGGAATTCTCCCACCTAATTGTTTTGTACTGGTTCCACTTGCGCGATAATGAGGCTAATAGGCGGACGCTGATTGTTTTTCCGAAGAGACACATGGTTGATGTGGAAAAGGGCGTTTTCGCCTGTAGAAGTCCATCAAGACCGAACCCCATAGGCTTGTGTGTTGTAGAACTTGTTAAGAGAGAAGACTGTGTTTTGACGGTTAGAGGTTTGGACGCTTTTGAAGGTTCACCAGTAATAGATATAAAACCCTACATCCCAAGCGTGGATTTTGTCGAAAATGTAAGGGTTCCAAACTGGGTAAACTGCGATGTGGTAAAGGATAAAAAAGAGATGGTGTGA
- a CDS encoding winged helix-turn-helix domain-containing protein: protein MRRSKLEMYIDILKVLAHRGPLKLTHIMYKANVNCSVLKEYLDFLIKQNLVEERNIGKRRVVYAITQRGITVLKHFKELKQVLPIVEEARNKAPIPY from the coding sequence ATGAGGCGCTCCAAGCTTGAAATGTATATAGACATCCTTAAGGTGCTGGCTCACAGAGGCCCATTGAAGCTGACACATATTATGTATAAGGCTAATGTTAACTGCAGCGTCTTGAAGGAGTATTTAGACTTCCTGATTAAGCAGAACCTTGTTGAGGAGCGAAACATCGGCAAGCGAAGGGTTGTTTACGCCATAACCCAGAGGGGCATAACTGTTCTAAAGCACTTCAAAGAGCTTAAGCAGGTTTTGCCAATAGTGGAAGAAGCCAGAAATAAAGCCCCAATACCATATTAA
- a CDS encoding MFS transporter has translation MKEHDEKASGLTLFTKIFVNLGIFQFLTFLRRGIFYTFMVNYLYTLMRTVTSTAALGTFDMIASALGQNLLWGRICDRFKVRTKLIIIGESIAGFTYIIVFFIHRFLIDVGRSFDAGLTIIFGLAVLEFFWSMSDVGWAVLLTDITTPSSRGKIVGSLNFIASLGRMVGIIFAGFLYAGGEGFRNGTIFWTVTALLFTGAAIMTFVSKSIGREGLKPTQEQLATEGIVKEKNIVVGDERAYKWFLASLIIIVLGAASVNQIFFLFIKLQDGLNASDYEMSLIISAWTVGGMIASAISGRIADKIGREKVIFSGLILAVLTPALYGLALNVPSMAFIYGLNGVAFWSIQTVGFALAGDLTPEHRRGRLLSRYNAVIALSWGPAGILIGGPFADIQTKILGIREHAAFINAFYLSSAIVAAGTILFAIKFLRIKRVT, from the coding sequence ATGAAAGAACATGATGAGAAAGCTTCGGGTTTGACGCTTTTCACAAAAATTTTTGTTAATCTGGGTATTTTCCAGTTTCTAACTTTTCTCAGAAGGGGAATATTCTACACTTTTATGGTCAATTATCTTTATACGCTTATGCGTACAGTGACTTCGACGGCAGCCCTTGGAACTTTTGACATGATTGCCTCTGCTCTGGGTCAAAACCTTCTTTGGGGTAGGATATGCGACCGTTTTAAGGTCAGAACTAAATTGATAATAATTGGCGAAAGCATAGCTGGCTTCACTTACATAATCGTGTTTTTCATCCACAGATTTTTGATAGATGTTGGAAGAAGTTTTGACGCTGGCTTAACAATAATCTTCGGGCTGGCTGTTCTGGAGTTTTTCTGGTCCATGTCCGATGTAGGGTGGGCTGTGCTGCTAACCGACATCACCACTCCAAGCTCACGAGGCAAAATTGTCGGCTCATTAAACTTCATCGCCTCCTTAGGAAGAATGGTCGGCATAATATTCGCTGGCTTCCTTTACGCCGGTGGAGAAGGCTTCAGAAATGGGACGATCTTCTGGACTGTTACTGCGCTATTATTCACTGGAGCAGCCATAATGACTTTTGTTTCAAAGAGCATAGGAAGAGAAGGCTTAAAGCCTACCCAAGAACAGCTGGCAACGGAAGGAATAGTGAAGGAGAAAAATATTGTTGTGGGAGATGAGAGGGCATACAAGTGGTTTTTGGCTTCCCTAATAATCATTGTTTTGGGCGCAGCCTCGGTAAACCAGATATTCTTTCTCTTTATCAAGCTTCAAGACGGCTTGAACGCAAGCGACTACGAAATGAGCTTAATAATCAGTGCTTGGACTGTTGGCGGCATGATAGCAAGCGCCATTTCCGGTAGAATTGCAGACAAAATTGGAAGAGAAAAAGTGATATTCTCTGGGCTTATTCTGGCAGTTTTAACTCCGGCTTTGTATGGTTTGGCTTTAAACGTGCCCAGCATGGCTTTTATTTATGGATTAAATGGTGTGGCTTTTTGGAGCATCCAAACGGTTGGCTTTGCACTTGCTGGAGACTTAACTCCTGAACATAGGAGGGGGCGACTTTTAAGCCGTTATAACGCGGTCATCGCCCTAAGCTGGGGACCAGCAGGAATTCTCATCGGCGGACCCTTCGCAGACATCCAAACAAAGATTTTAGGAATACGGGAGCACGCAGCCTTCATAAACGCCTTCTACCTATCATCAGCCATAGTGGCAGCTGGCACCATACTTTTCGCCATAAAATTCTTGAGGATTAAACGCGTAACCTAA
- a CDS encoding ABC transporter ATP-binding protein, which produces MYVPAVKLSGVSKRYGSLTAVDYLDLEVKRGEILGLLGPNGSGKSTTLKMILGLVKPDTGSINVLGINVEDDPIAVKRKIGYVPEAPRVYEFLTGLEFLDFVGSVYGMSLEERKLRIEEFVKALDLEGREGDLISSYSEGMKQKVVIISALMHKPELLLLDEPLSGLDPKSARIVKDLLRELASQGVTTIMSTHILEIAQAMCDRIAIMYGGRLLALGTMDELRRKAKMPESGLEDIFLKLTGTGDVKPIVEALMK; this is translated from the coding sequence ATGTACGTGCCCGCTGTCAAGTTGTCTGGAGTCTCGAAACGTTACGGCAGCTTAACGGCTGTTGACTACCTAGACTTAGAGGTTAAAAGGGGCGAAATATTGGGGCTTCTTGGACCGAATGGGTCGGGTAAATCGACGACTTTGAAGATGATTTTGGGGTTGGTTAAGCCTGACACGGGTTCGATAAACGTTTTGGGTATTAACGTGGAAGACGACCCTATAGCTGTTAAGCGTAAAATAGGTTATGTGCCAGAAGCCCCACGTGTTTACGAGTTTCTGACGGGGCTGGAGTTTTTGGATTTTGTTGGCAGTGTTTATGGCATGAGCCTGGAAGAGCGAAAGTTGCGAATTGAGGAGTTTGTGAAAGCTTTAGACCTTGAGGGGCGGGAAGGTGACCTAATAAGCTCCTATTCAGAGGGGATGAAGCAGAAAGTTGTCATAATTTCGGCGCTTATGCACAAGCCTGAACTCCTCCTTCTAGATGAGCCCCTAAGTGGTTTAGACCCGAAATCAGCCCGCATTGTTAAAGATTTGCTTAGGGAGTTGGCTTCCCAAGGTGTTACCACAATAATGTCTACGCATATTTTGGAGATCGCCCAAGCCATGTGCGACCGCATAGCCATAATGTATGGTGGGCGACTTCTGGCTTTAGGCACAATGGACGAGCTTAGGCGCAAGGCGAAAATGCCGGAATCCGGACTGGAGGACATTTTCCTAAAGCTGACCGGAACTGGCGATGTTAAACCCATTGTTGAGGCGCTGATGAAGTGA
- a CDS encoding adenosine-specific kinase produces MEAETRMLKFETVKIEVPKDCNVILGTAHFIKTVEDLYEALVNAVPNIKFGIGFCESSGPCLVRHEGNDEELRQLAAKKAFELACGHSFIIFIKNAYPINVLDKIRKVPEVCTIYAATANPLEVVVAETEQGRGIIGVIDGFKSRGIETESDIKARKEFLRKIGYKLG; encoded by the coding sequence ATGGAGGCTGAAACTCGCATGCTCAAGTTTGAAACCGTGAAAATTGAGGTGCCTAAAGACTGCAACGTGATTTTGGGAACAGCCCACTTCATAAAAACCGTTGAAGACTTGTATGAGGCTCTGGTTAACGCTGTTCCAAACATAAAGTTTGGGATAGGCTTCTGCGAAAGCTCCGGACCATGCCTCGTCAGACACGAAGGAAACGACGAGGAATTGAGGCAGCTTGCCGCCAAAAAAGCCTTTGAACTTGCCTGCGGCCACAGCTTCATAATCTTCATCAAAAATGCCTATCCAATAAACGTTTTAGACAAGATTAGAAAAGTGCCGGAAGTCTGCACAATTTATGCCGCCACAGCTAACCCATTGGAGGTAGTGGTTGCAGAAACAGAGCAGGGCAGAGGCATCATAGGCGTCATTGACGGTTTTAAAAGTAGGGGGATAGAAACAGAAAGCGATATCAAAGCTAGGAAGGAGTTTCTGCGGAAAATAGGGTACAAGCTTGGTTGA
- a CDS encoding aminopeptidase encodes MVEPRIEKLAKICVHYSVEIKPGELVLIQGSSEAFPLINEIYKECLLVGAHPMVIPRLDLQYTFFKYANEKQLSYVSPIEKFIAENVDVNINIYCEPNPKRLTNIDPARIRLHAAARRELSEIFYKRVAEKKLRWTLLPYPINAQAQEASMSLAEYEDFVYASCFADKEDPIAEWKRVHQEQERICTFLNSGNDVRIVGEDTDLTFNVKGRRWINCAGKENMPDGEVFTAPIENSANGTIRFTFPGIVSGREVEDITLTFKDGEVVKASAAKGNELLQEMLKIDGARRIGEIAIGTNYAISRFTKNMLFDEKMGGTVHLALGNSYPESGGLNKSAIHWDILKDMKKDGEIYVDGQLIYKNGKFLI; translated from the coding sequence ATGGTGGAACCAAGAATAGAGAAGCTTGCGAAAATATGTGTTCATTACAGTGTTGAAATAAAGCCTGGAGAACTCGTCTTAATACAGGGAAGCAGCGAAGCTTTTCCATTGATAAACGAGATTTATAAGGAATGCTTGTTGGTTGGGGCTCATCCAATGGTTATTCCCAGACTCGACTTGCAGTACACTTTCTTTAAATATGCTAATGAAAAGCAGCTTAGCTATGTTTCACCCATTGAAAAGTTCATAGCTGAAAATGTCGACGTGAACATAAACATTTACTGTGAGCCAAACCCCAAAAGGTTGACAAACATAGACCCCGCGCGGATAAGATTACATGCAGCAGCGAGAAGAGAGTTGTCGGAAATTTTCTATAAACGTGTTGCGGAGAAAAAGTTGCGGTGGACCCTTCTGCCATACCCAATAAATGCCCAAGCCCAAGAGGCTTCCATGTCGCTTGCTGAGTATGAAGACTTTGTCTATGCCAGCTGTTTCGCCGACAAAGAAGACCCCATTGCGGAATGGAAAAGAGTTCACCAAGAACAAGAGAGAATTTGCACATTTCTGAACAGCGGAAATGATGTGCGCATAGTTGGGGAGGACACGGACCTAACCTTCAATGTTAAGGGGAGGAGATGGATAAACTGTGCTGGAAAGGAGAACATGCCGGACGGCGAAGTTTTCACGGCACCAATTGAGAACTCTGCAAACGGCACAATAAGATTTACTTTTCCAGGCATAGTTTCAGGCAGGGAGGTTGAGGATATAACGCTCACCTTTAAGGATGGTGAGGTTGTTAAGGCTTCCGCTGCTAAGGGAAATGAGCTTCTGCAGGAAATGTTGAAGATTGATGGCGCACGGCGCATTGGGGAAATAGCCATAGGAACAAACTACGCCATATCAAGGTTTACAAAAAACATGCTCTTCGACGAAAAGATGGGCGGCACTGTGCATCTGGCTCTTGGAAACTCCTATCCAGAGTCTGGCGGGCTTAACAAGTCGGCGATTCACTGGGATATACTTAAAGATATGAAGAAGGACGGAGAAATCTACGTGGACGGACAATTAATCTATAAGAATGGCAAATTCCTCATCTAA
- a CDS encoding DNA polymerase ligase N-terminal domain-containing protein gives MPRFVVQRHHATHLHYDFRLEMDGVLKSWAVPKEPPTQPGIRRLAVMVEDHPISYIDFEGTIPEGMYGAGKVEIWDKGAYTLKSRSANKIEFTLHGEKMKGDYALIMFKGDKNWLLIKKR, from the coding sequence ATGCCAAGATTTGTGGTTCAACGCCACCATGCGACGCATCTGCACTACGATTTTAGGTTGGAGATGGATGGCGTTTTGAAAAGCTGGGCTGTCCCAAAGGAGCCCCCAACACAGCCCGGCATAAGAAGGTTAGCCGTCATGGTTGAGGATCACCCGATAAGCTACATAGACTTTGAGGGCACAATACCAGAGGGGATGTATGGCGCTGGAAAAGTGGAAATATGGGATAAGGGAGCTTACACGCTGAAGAGTAGAAGCGCTAATAAAATAGAGTTCACTTTGCATGGCGAGAAAATGAAAGGGGACTATGCCCTAATAATGTTTAAGGGCGACAAAAACTGGCTTTTGATAAAGAAGAGGTAG